From the Bacillus thuringiensis genome, the window ACTTAATGTTTTTTCCCATTCCCATTTTTCCATTGATAGAGGGTTTGATGCACGTTGAAAGGCACTTCTAACAATGTCGAAAGGGATTTTTCTCTCGTCTATGATGCAAGGAAGCATACGCTCCATCAAACTCTTGACTACTTTTTCGTTTGCTTTTGGCCCATAAGCAGCAAATGCAATATCTCTGGTTGACGGTGCCCCATAAAATTTAACAAATTCATTATCTGCATTTTTACGGTAACCATGCTCCCAGACACATGTAGAATGCCAGTTCTTTAACTTATTTAAATAAAGGTTTTTATCCATATTACGATAGTAAAGAACTGCTAATCTGCCTGTTGTCGCTGAATCAAGCAAGAGAATATTTACATTTTCACTGGAAGATAAATTATTTTTATAACCATCAATTGCCTTAGCAACTTCATTGGCAAATTGTTCATGTGTATAGGATTTTATTTCTCGCTTTTTAGTTCCTCTTATATCCATTGAAAATATATTGTAACTATCTTCTACAATATCTGGAACATCTTCTGCATCATTGCCCCATACAAGAAATACACGTTGATCGATAATTTTTCCTTGCTTGTTAATAAGCCATTTCAATGCATTATGTGCTTTTTGGGACACATCATAGCTAATATTCGCTACTTCATTTGACGTAGTAAATCTTCCTCTAAATGTGAAACCTCTTAAATCATTTGAAGAGATTAACTTTGCTTGATCACTGGCATTTCTAATCTTTTTCGCATGTTTATCTGTACTCGGTTTTATTTCCCCTGTAACATAGCAGTAATCTTCATTATCTAGGAGGCCATCATAGAAATTAATAAAGGAGTTATGTATTTCTTTGTCTTGCCATACCTTTGATAGCATCTTATTTGGAGAATACACGGTAAATCTAACAAACGCAGCTTCTTGGCCAGCTGGAAGCACTGTAAAGATTTCGGGCTTGTTCCCAAGAAAAACTTCAACTTTTTTATCCCACTTTCCAATCAGCTTTTGGTTTTCATCAAGCCATAATATTTTGGTATCTATCAAGTCTTTCACTAATTGTTTTTTTCTTAAGTATTTGTAAATGCTTTTTAATTTATCTGTAGTATATGGGGATTCTACCCAATTCCTTAGCTGTTCGATATAAAAGCCAAATGACTCCTCTTCTTTTTTACTGCCGCCGTATTCACCAAAATCACCTGCAACGTAAGTTAATTTATCATGTAATGGATGGGGAACTTTATACGCTCCGGTACCAGACCTACTTGCAGAGTCTTCTGTACAAGGAATCAATGTATTGGCGTCGCTCTTATCTATAACTGTCGCTGAATGGAACTCCCCTTCTTCTGTAATTAAAACTTCAATATTTGCTGACTGAGTAGTGTGTGAAATAGGTAGCAATGTATATTCTTGGCCATTATATTTTTTTTCAATTTTACCGACTCGATCTAAATTTGATTGATAGGTCTCATACAAATTCAATAGCCAACTCATTTATTCACCTCCTTCTTCTAATTGTTTTATAAGCTCATCAACTGATTCAACGTTTGAACTGTCAAAAATCTTTGGCTCCATCTTGGATATTTTACGGATTTTTGTACATTCTTCTGGTCGGATGAATTGAATAATTCCATCTCTCATTACCGGATTCCATAATCGAACCTCTAATTCATTCCTACCTGTTTCATCAGGATAATTAAGCCCATGAACCATTGTGCCTAAATGAATATCTCCACCATAATTATCGTAAAAGCCTTCTCCTTCACCAAAAACACAAGGCTCCACATATCCTTGGCATTCTCTCGTTCCTAAAAAAATGTCTCGCCGTCCTCCAACTTTAAGTGAACGTTTTAGGATGTTATGATGCTTATATTCATTACGATCATATGCTAAATCAGGTCGATGAGGATTAAAGATAAAATGAGCCTGAACTTGGTATCTTACATTCTTTAAATATGTGTAATTTGCGAGTGTATTTCCACCACCATATTCAATTGGACGAATACCTTTTGATTCCATTTTGATTGCATTCATAATTCTTATTTTATCTACAATCATAAGAAGAGTTGGCTTCCAGTAGATTGATTCGACAATCCCTTTGATAGCTTGATAAGTTGGTACTTGGTAAGTTAACTTTTCTCCTCCCATTTTCATCAAAGGATCTGTGAAAAGTGCGTAATCACCAAAAACCTCAAATTCAATAGAATTCCGCAAAGATTCTTCCTCCTTTTTCATTTTCTATATTTTTCTAGTAAATTAATGATACTCCTCCTATGTAACTATATCAATATTTAGCGATTATATATTATATGAAATTTAAGAATTCTTTTGATGTGGTATAAAAACATGGATTAAAAACCCTATCTCAAACAAAGATAGGGTTTAAAATATAGCTGTCTTAAAATCGCTCTCATTAAGCACATTCAAACCATATTCATCATTATAAGCACTTTCCTTCAAGGCTAGAATTTTCCCATCAAGATAGTATACGAGTCCATCATTTATTATCAATTTTTCTTTTTCATAGTTGAATAAGTTAACTGTATACTGCTGTGCCTTTCGTAATAATCGGCTCAAATCCTCAATGGAGTTATTGCTATTTAATTCTGCGATAATATCCTTTCCTTCTTCATATGGGACAATAACTGAAGTGGTTATATCATCAATGACGTTAAAATGTTTGGCCGCTGTCTGGTAGCTATTTATAATAAATAATGGAATATCTTTTTTATCATGTTTATGAATATATGCTCGACGATAGCTATTTTCTATTCTTGGTACGGATAATAACTCAGTCATGTTCTTTTTTAGTTTTGGAATAAAATAATCTAGATCAGATTCAAATTCTCTATAATATTCTTTAAAATACCTCTTCATTGCCTCTCTTGATAAAATATGTCCTCCATGTATTTTATCGTTATGTTTTAAATCCATAAGGATTTTCTTCGTAATTTTCTTTCCAATTTTAATTTCCTTTAAATGACTTAAGTTTTCCTCTTCATAATCAATGACATAGATATTCTGTATGCCCTTTTCACCGTGGCGATTACATCTTCCTGCAGCTTGTGCTATAGAATCTAACCCTGATAAAGAACGAACAACACACTCAAAACTTACATCTACACCTGCTTCGATTAACTGTGTGCTGATGCAAATGATTTTTCTTCCTTCCTTTAGACATTCTCTAACTTCTTCTAAAATTTTATGTCGATGTGCTGCACACATTGTTGTGCTTAAATGATAAATAGGGACATTTAATCCTTGGCTCTGTAATTGTGTATATAAATCTCTCACAACTGATTTTGTATTTAGAACAATGAGGATACTTTGTACTTCCTCTATTTTTGTATGTATAAATGTTTTGAGTTTATCTTTATTAAAGATTTCATTAGTTGCTTGATCAATGATTTCTACTCTTTTAAATGCTTCAATTACATGATCGAGGTTATTAATCATTTCAGCATCCGTATTTATGTCTAATTTTTGTTCTACAAAGTCCAAAGCAGGTTGAGTAGCAGTGCAGAGGACTATACTGGAACGAGTATATATTTTTAAAAAATTCAATGCTTGATTAAATAATGAAACACATGAAACAGGAACTTTTTGCACTTCATCAAAAATAATAATTGCCTCACTTAAATTATGGAGTCTTCTAGTATTTCTGTTTCCCTTTGCGTAAAACACATTTAGAAACTGAACCATGGTTGTAAAAATAATAGGAGAATCCCAATTATCTTTAGCTAACTTTAATTTTTGTTGTATGCTAGCCATACCGTCTTCATTTTCATCATGATCATTCACTTCTTCAACTATATTTGAATGATGTTCTAAAATATTTTCTTCATCCTCTAATATTCTTCGCACCTCTTCCGCATTTTGTTCAATAATTGTTGTAAAAGGTACAACATAAATAATTCTTTTTTTATTATGGGTTTTTGCATGTTTTAGTGCATATCTTAAGCTTGCTAATGTTTTACCACCACCAGTTGGAATAGATAACGTATATATTCCTGATGGCCTCTCAGCGAACTGATCACACTGATCTGACATGTCTGCTCTCAACATGTTAATAGGGGTATTTGCATTCTGCTGTTTTTTGAAAGCATTAATTTTTATCATGAGTCTCTCGTAGTATTTCTCAAATAACTCATCAGAATTTATTACGGATTCTACACTTTTTTCTTCTTCAAATAATCGGGTGTTTGTTCTATCGGCATCAATTAATGTACTAAAGATGAATTTAGTTAAAAACATTAATTGTTTTTCAGCATTTTCTGGGGGTTCTTTAAGTAGGAAACTTTCTAGTTCTACTGTAGCTTTGTCAACATACTCATGAAAATCTTTCTCTTTCATGACATGTTTAAAAAAGAATTGTTGTGTAACATCAAATCCTCTTAATTGCTTATCTCGCACTCTATTTAAATAGGGCGATTCTAAATCTGGATTTAAAAAATCTTGAAGGTATCCGTGGTGAGAAATAATGGCATTTCCCACTATCTCAGATATTATCCCTTTGTAAGGAATCATATTTTCTGTATGGAATAATTGATATAACAATTTCCCCCCTGCAGTTGAATGGTCAACACTCCCCTTTTTAGGTGGAGAATTAGGATTATTTACTGCTTCCAATATATATTCTTTAAACTCATTGGTGTATTTACCCATATCATGGAGCATACCTGCTAAACCAGCTAAATGTTTTATACCAATTTTTTCTCCATAGGTTTCAGCTAGTTCTTTTACTCCTAATAAATGTTCTTCGACTGTTTGTACTTGACTGTCACTCTCGCGTATATGAGCAATGTAGGTCATTCAATCTCCCTCCATTTAATATTTTTTACATGTTTGTTAGATACTGCAGATGGAGATACTTCCAGTTGAGTATCTACTAAACTGCAGAGCGTTTTTAAGCCAGAGCATTACTAATTTCAATCCAGGCACCTTTTGATTTGCGACCTACAGCAATTAATACACTCATGGTTTTCTTAGACTTCCATCCACGCACCTATTTAAGGTGCGACTATAGAGCGTTGCAGATAAATATAAACTCGAGGTAATTTCAATCCAGGCACCTATCAAGGTGCGACCTTCATCACGCATTAAGTCATCAAGCGTTTTTTCATTTCAATCCACGCACCTATATAAGGTGCGACGTTAGTGAAGTCGGCTTGTACACCGATTGGCATATTTCAATCCACACACCTATATGAGGTGTGACATTTATCTGCAACGACATCGATAATATCTAAACTATTTCAATTCACGCACCTATTTAAGGTGCGACCTCTCACCTCATTTAATAGTTTGATAAACTTGTCCATTTCAATCCACACACCTATATGAGGTGCGACTCATGACGGCAGAGATCATGTGTGATAACTGGTCATTTCAATCCACGCACCTATATTAGGTGCAACGTAAAGCAGGTAACCGATGTTGGGTTAGCAACATATTTCAATCCACGCACCTATTTAAGGTGCGACTTAGATGTTAGACCATTCATAAGTGACGCCCAGCATTTCAATCCACACACCTATATAAGGTACGACTGGTCTAACATCTAAAGCCATTAATAACTCCTAATTTCAATCCACGCACCTATATAAGGTGCGACATAGGCGATAAAGTAGTGATGCATACATGCGGAATTTCAATCCACGCACCTATATAAGGTGCGACACCGATTTGTGTTCGAAATCAACCAAAAACACTTTAGTTTTATCCAAAAATATACAAATGTTTTTATTTAATAAAGTAATTTGTATAAAAATCATAAATCCCCATTATAAAGCATGAGAATTCTAGGTGCGAATGTACTAGGAATTTCATGTTTGCTATACATTCGCACCTAAAAAATTAAAATAACTTTTGGTTAATCTATTACTATTCGATTCATAATTATGAAATATTGGTATTTTTATAGAATACAACACTTTTTGTAAATTATATACATATATTAATTTGTAGAGCATTTTTTTGAACTTAACATCAAATTCCCTATTCCCCTAAATAATGCTCCATGCAATTTTCACAAAGATATTCTTCACCATCAATATTTTGGTTATATGTTACTTTACATCTTTCGCACGTAGAAACTTCATGCTTCGCTCCACAATTTAAGCACATACCCTGTTCTCCTATATCGTCATTAATACATACATATCCTTCTCCACATTCTTCACAGGGGAAATCAGCAACTGGGTTATTCCCCCCATCTTTTGCAGCAATATACATTTCAATCTCCATTTCCTCTTTTAAATTAGGAAAATAGTCTTCTATAAATTCACTAATATGTTCTACAAATTCCTCGAATCCTTTTTGAGAAAACTCATTATATGATGTAGGGAGATAATATCCAAGATCCTTCTGAAATTCTGCTCCTCCATTTATATATTTTAAGCTACATTCTTCTATCATTTTCCCGTTTATAATTAATTTCAGTAATACCTCACTTTCCCCCTGTTGTACCTCTTCGATATTTAATTTACTCTTAACTTCTAAAATATCATCATTAATCTTACTGGAAATGTTCAGGAGGTCTTGTTCTGACTTTACAATTGACATTTTATTCTTTTCAATTTTTATATCATTTCTAAAATAATATGTATCATCAATGTCCTCTATAAATTGATTAATTACTTCTTCGAATTTATCAAATATCATATTTGCATCTAAAATCGAAACTCCTGCTTGTTGTTCCATAATATACAATTCATGCAATTCTTTTTTATACTCTTCTTCCTCAATATATTCTAATGCTTCAGTTTCTTCCTCTTCAGATAATTCCTTATCAAATTCTTTCCTAGCTTCCTCCAAATACCCTTCAACATTACGAATGTTTTCGTTAATTTTATCTAGTGCACTGAGATCTAATAATTTATTGTGTGCAACATGATTTCGATTTTTACAAAAGCGTTCCCACTCCTCAATAAAGTTCTCAGGAAAATATTCTTTGAAAATTCCCTCCCATAAATCTTCCTTTACATCCATATTTTTTTCATTTCATTAACTATTGCTTTATAATTTTGAACGAGATTTACTGCTTCTCCATTCTCCTTTATACCTTCAAGCATTACTTCTAATTTAGTGAAATCTTGTATCTTAAGTTTTTTGACTTGATATCTCATTATTTTTAGTAAATCATCTGTATCAATTGACAATAATATATCATTTACATTTTTAAATGACTCTGCAGCCATCTTATAATCGTTTTGTCTTTTTTTATATTTTTCTTTTAAATATGATGGACTATAATTTTCCCACCAGTCCACTCCTTTCCTCCTAATCATTTTCATATTAATAAATTGCCTTAACTTGTTTTCAACACGATAAATTTTTCCATACAGTTCTTCTGAAATACTTGTAGATTGTTCATCTTCTAACCATACGCATTCCGCCCAATCTTTCCTTAACTGATTTTTGATATGAAGTTTCAATTCATGCAAATTATAGTCAAAATCGTTTGCATGAATTTTTTGTGGTTCTATTTTTATGAACAAATGTTGAATCCCTTTATATGTTTCCAACGTCATTTCCGTAAAATACAGAGCAGTACTATTTTTAGTCTCTGTCTCTATCTTTATCTTCGCTGCTCTCTCAGCCTCTTCATAAATATAATAATTTTTCACTAACGGAACCTCAGAAATACTTCTATTTTTATTTTTCAGATAATTGATTTGCAATTCTTTCTTCGGCTTTACCATTACAAATTGAATCATAAGATACCTCCAATATTCTAAAAAAGTATATAAATTATGTATTTAACTTACCACCATTATACAAAACTCTCATTGGTTATACCTTAATTTTCTAAATCATCAATTTATTCACCGTTATTCCATACCCCTTATATCCACCATAAAAACAAATAGAGACTTTCTTTTATACTAAAATAAAAATCAAATTTGCAACACCTTTCCCGAGTCGTATACCTATCCTACTAACAAAGTCAGCTACTAATTCAAGCGTATATTAACCCTATTGTATATGAATTGTGAAAAATGCATAAAAAAGAACCTATTCCTAAAAATTAGATAGGTTCTTTTTTATTTCCCCTTTAAGATACTGGCCATGTACCACAATAAATTGCCTGCCATAAGCATGTTTAATTAAACATGTTTTTCTTTAATTTTTTAACTGCTCTTTGCTCCAAATCAGTACATCCTCTGTCATTCTTAAACTTAATAATGCATCGTTTAATGTAGTTCTCTCTGGATATAATACGCCTTCTATTTTAGGAGATTCTGCGGTGTGCGCACCTAAATCTGAAGTAAGGGTATATAGACTATATATAAGGCTAAATCTAGGATATTTAAATTCATTAGGACCATCAAAAATAATTTTAGTATTAGCTCTCCCCTGAGCAATATTATTAGGAGCAGTGACATTTTCTATATATGTATCTGTACTTATATTTTGTAATCCTTTGGTCCAGGATCTATTACCATTATCTTTATAGTGACTAAAAAATCCTGTAATAATATTTCTACAATTAGATATACAAGAAACAGAATTGCCAGCGATATAATTATCAATAGCTTCTTGGTAGAGTTTTGCAACATTTGGATAATTATCTTCTAACCATTCTAACAATATAGATGTATTTCTTAAAACGCCATTCGATTGCTCTGTAAAAGGTTTTAAATTTAAACGACCTTTTCTAAAAAAGATATCTAAATTCAATATATTTAGATTGTTTTTTAGTAACTGAAAATCATCTTTAGCATTTTTTATAATATAATCTTGACACTCTTCTTCACTTTTTTCCTTAAAAAAATCTCCTATAGGGTCTAAACTTCTTTGATATTTTCTAGGTAAAAATGCTAAACTAGTATCATCAAATAAGTCTTCTATTTTGATTTCCTCAACTATCGTTCCTAAAAACAAAGTAAATTCTTCTGCATTGTCTCCACCTTGATACACTTTATGCAAAATTGTTTTTATAGATGAAAAAAATTGTTCAAAGGATGGGTTCTCATTTTTAAAAACGCCATTAAAGTAATATGGCTCTAGCGATGTGCTAAACTCACTATATAGGGACGATTGACCTGCATTAGAAAGTACTCTATCCCATTTAGAATGTTCATTTGTTTTTATAATAGTTTGATTTGAAATAACTGTAGCAATTTTTGACACAGCAATTGTTTCTAATCGATCCATAAAGTTCTCCTCTATCATTAAATTTTAAAACCAAATCATTATTTCTACGATGGTAATTCTCACTACATAGAAAATAAGTAGTGATTATTTTCTATGTAGTTTTATCCTAAATATATTCTTCTTAAAGTATATTCCAAAAATCTCAGTCAATCTAGTTTATATGTTTCTTTTAAACATATAACTAATACATATTGAAAAGAGCCATTTTAATATGGATCTTTTTATTAGCAACTTAACTTTCTTTATAGTTAAGACGACCTTGTTCATAGCGTCTATTCACTAATCCTTTTAGTTCTTCCCACAATAATAGTGCATTATAAACCTCTTTCATTAAATCATCTATATTTGGTAATTCAATATGTTTCATTAATGGATCCAATGTAACATCAAAATTATGATTAAATATTTGTAATTCTCTTTTTATACTATAATTTGCGTCAAAAGAACTAGTATTAGCTATTGCTTTGGTTGCATTATTTAAAGCACAAATAAATTCATAATGTTTTTGTTGATTGGCACCATCAAAAAATGGTCCCTCAGCTTGATTCCAATAATCAAATAAACACTCGCAAAATATCCCCCAGCCACTATGTACCCTATTATAAGAATTTGCTTCTTGATCTAAATTTTTTAACCTTTCAATTATATCATTAAGCTTCATCATTTGTTCATATTCGTTAACTACTATCTGAAATTTACAATTGTTAATCATTTCATTTGATTCTACTGGTTCTTTATTACTTCGTTTCTCTTGAATTTCCCTCCAACCAAACAATAAAATCACAAGACCTAATCCAATAATTGTAAAACCATCACCGATAGTCGAAATAATAGAAGGGGCTATATTTAACGGATACACTAAGAAAACTATAATCGCTACAATAATTACTAACGCCGTATTTTGTATCCAATTTCCATACCTTTTATATCTTGTTATTTCCAATACGTCTGAAATACTGATTAATGCAGCAAAAATAGATATTAGAGCAATAACCAAAGAAGATATCGAATATCCTAAAAACCTAACTCCCCCTATTAAAATAAACCCAATCCCTACACAAAGTACTATTTTTTCAGATATAGACTTCATACTTATCACCAGTTCCTGTTAAATTTCTTTTTTGCCAGTTTATTAAAATTTCTACTTAAAAATTATATATTATAAAATTATCTTTAGATATAGTAATATTCATATGAAGCAGTCACTAGCTAAAACTTAAAAAGGCTGTACAAAAGCAAGTTGATCCCACTTCTATACAGCCTATTCATTACATTTTATCAATTTTAACTTGCCTTTTATACCACCGGTTCAGCTTCTCCTTAGCAACACCTGAAAGACGCTTAGTTTTTTGATTGTAAAAGTAGTTTGTGATATACCTATCTCTTCTGAAAGTTCCCTCATTGTCATATTCTTCTTTGTATGCAAAAATACTATCTTTTCACGAATTAAAGATTCGCTTTCATCCACACTTATGGGCTTACTTTCTTTCTTTGCAGTGGCTTTATCCGCTTGTATTACATTGGTAGTTTTCTTTTTAGGCAAACTCTCCATTAAATTCATTAATTCTGTAGGTGAAAATGGCGGAAATGGGGGAGATGCAGGTATTGGTGGTAAAGGCGGAAATGGCGGTACGATCGTTGTTCGGACTAGAAACATTGCGGACGGTAATCAATCAGTAATAGATATATCTGGAGGGGCTGTTGGTGAGAAAGGAAATTCACAATTCCTTCAAATTCCATAAAAGTGGACTTAAAAAGAATGGCTATTTTGCTTCAAAATACACTATAGTAAAAAATGCATACTAAAAGGACTTAATTATTACTTTAATTAAGTCCTTTTATACTAATTAATTTATTTTAAACTATCGTTTACAGCAAATTACTATCTCGTGACGTACAATCCACTTATCTAATTTATTACGTGTTTCCTTGCTTAACCTTTTTCTTTTACCCGTTAACAATTTCGTAAGATTAGAAGTTGATATCTCTATTTCCTTTGGAATACCTCTTAAACTTCATTTATTTTCCTCTGTATATTCGAGGGTTTTCTCCTGATACCAATTAATATCCTTATTTACCTGTAGCAGATTCAGTTGAGATATCTGAATTTCTTCTGTCCCCATATCCTTTACTTCTATTTTTTAGATAAGAAAATATTTGTTAACTTACTATTAAAATATGGGCCTTCGATGAGTAGAATGTG encodes:
- the cas5c gene encoding type I-C CRISPR-associated protein Cas5c is translated as MRNSIEFEVFGDYALFTDPLMKMGGEKLTYQVPTYQAIKGIVESIYWKPTLLMIVDKIRIMNAIKMESKGIRPIEYGGGNTLANYTYLKNVRYQVQAHFIFNPHRPDLAYDRNEYKHHNILKRSLKVGGRRDIFLGTRECQGYVEPCVFGEGEGFYDNYGGDIHLGTMVHGLNYPDETGRNELEVRLWNPVMRDGIIQFIRPEECTKIRKISKMEPKIFDSSNVESVDELIKQLEEGGE
- a CDS encoding CRISPR-associated helicase/endonuclease Cas3; this encodes MTYIAHIRESDSQVQTVEEHLLGVKELAETYGEKIGIKHLAGLAGMLHDMGKYTNEFKEYILEAVNNPNSPPKKGSVDHSTAGGKLLYQLFHTENMIPYKGIISEIVGNAIISHHGYLQDFLNPDLESPYLNRVRDKQLRGFDVTQQFFFKHVMKEKDFHEYVDKATVELESFLLKEPPENAEKQLMFLTKFIFSTLIDADRTNTRLFEEEKSVESVINSDELFEKYYERLMIKINAFKKQQNANTPINMLRADMSDQCDQFAERPSGIYTLSIPTGGGKTLASLRYALKHAKTHNKKRIIYVVPFTTIIEQNAEEVRRILEDEENILEHHSNIVEEVNDHDENEDGMASIQQKLKLAKDNWDSPIIFTTMVQFLNVFYAKGNRNTRRLHNLSEAIIIFDEVQKVPVSCVSLFNQALNFLKIYTRSSIVLCTATQPALDFVEQKLDINTDAEMINNLDHVIEAFKRVEIIDQATNEIFNKDKLKTFIHTKIEEVQSILIVLNTKSVVRDLYTQLQSQGLNVPIYHLSTTMCAAHRHKILEEVRECLKEGRKIICISTQLIEAGVDVSFECVVRSLSGLDSIAQAAGRCNRHGEKGIQNIYVIDYEEENLSHLKEIKIGKKITKKILMDLKHNDKIHGGHILSREAMKRYFKEYYREFESDLDYFIPKLKKNMTELLSVPRIENSYRRAYIHKHDKKDIPLFIINSYQTAAKHFNVIDDITTSVIVPYEEGKDIIAELNSNNSIEDLSRLLRKAQQYTVNLFNYEKEKLIINDGLVYYLDGKILALKESAYNDEYGLNVLNESDFKTAIF
- a CDS encoding APC family permease, which gives rise to MKSISEKIVLCVGIGFILIGGVRFLGYSISSLVIALISIFAALISISDVLEITRYKRYGNWIQNTALVIIVAIIVFLVYPLNIAPSIISTIGDGFTIIGLGLVILLFGWREIQEKRSNKEPVESNEMINNCKFQIVVNEYEQMMKLNDIIERLKNLDQEANSYNRVHSGWGIFCECLFDYWNQAEGPFFDGANQQKHYEFICALNNATKAIANTSSFDANYSIKRELQIFNHNFDVTLDPLMKHIELPNIDDLMKEVYNALLLWEELKGLVNRRYEQGRLNYKES
- the cas8c gene encoding type I-C CRISPR-associated protein Cas8c/Csd1, whose protein sequence is MSWLLNLYETYQSNLDRVGKIEKKYNGQEYTLLPISHTTQSANIEVLITEEGEFHSATVIDKSDANTLIPCTEDSASRSGTGAYKVPHPLHDKLTYVAGDFGEYGGSKKEEESFGFYIEQLRNWVESPYTTDKLKSIYKYLRKKQLVKDLIDTKILWLDENQKLIGKWDKKVEVFLGNKPEIFTVLPAGQEAAFVRFTVYSPNKMLSKVWQDKEIHNSFINFYDGLLDNEDYCYVTGEIKPSTDKHAKKIRNASDQAKLISSNDLRGFTFRGRFTTSNEVANISYDVSQKAHNALKWLINKQGKIIDQRVFLVWGNDAEDVPDIVEDSYNIFSMDIRGTKKREIKSYTHEQFANEVAKAIDGYKNNLSSSENVNILLLDSATTGRLAVLYYRNMDKNLYLNKLKNWHSTCVWEHGYRKNADNEFVKFYGAPSTRDIAFAAYGPKANEKVVKSLMERMLPCIIDERKIPFDIVRSAFQRASNPLSMEKWEWEKTLSITCALINTMEGYQLVLDKENNNRDYLFGRLLAVADVLERKALNNGDQRATNARRYMNSFSQHPERTWRTIQGALQPYQARLGEKVWYYNKLIDEIGSMIKIEDFNNKPLSGKYLLGFYSQRHELYQKKEKNVSLNDAVNIGEEN